In a genomic window of Festucalex cinctus isolate MCC-2025b chromosome 11, RoL_Fcin_1.0, whole genome shotgun sequence:
- the LOC144030745 gene encoding CD48 antigen-like: MICKRIFFFLLSSLALADSFPDSERVLKYVLTGQEIIFVPPIFGQPQVMRWTRGDGRGVAFLDELGELEFPEYKNRITLDSNTAELTIKTATHEDGGNYDLKLKMNNKDLRFKYRVEVIEKVTKPNITCVMSGEHQATLVCSTDSKHPHLLEWDSHGNKQPGPNLTINLAGEFDDRVYRCDVSNPLTKQTATFAASKCFMDKPSDGEHDINLSKRAKQIVINIIATIIIIITAFPIAFFVMRKKCQAQNEDMDSPGSCDKLQKVELSVEMKRTISDLPCQRTFTFI, translated from the exons ATGATTTGCAagcgtattttcttttttttgttgagcaGTCTTGCTTTGG CTGACTCCTTCCCAGATTCTGAACGAGTTCTGAAATATGTACTCACGGGTCAGGAGATAATCTTCGTGCCACCCATTTTTGGACAACCTCAAGTCATGAGGTGGACCCGTGGCGATGGCAGAGGTGTGGCATTCCTTGATGAATTGGGGGAGTTAGAGTTCCCCGAATACAAGAACAGGATCACTCTGGACAGCAACACGGCAGAACTCACCATCAAAACTGCCACACATGAAGACGGCGGAAACTACGACTTAAAGTTGAAGATGAACAACAAGGATCTTCGTTTTAAGTACAGAGTTGAGGTTATCG AGAAAGTAACGAAACCCAACATAACCTGTGTGATGAGCGGCGAACATCAGGCGACGCTTGTGTGCTCAACAGACTCCAAACATCCTCATTTATTGGAGTGGGATTCACATGGAAACAAGCAACCTGGCCCAAATCTAACAATAAACCTGGCGGGTGAATTTGATGATCGAGTTTATCGTTGTGACGTGAGCAACCCCCTGACCAAGCAAACGGCCACATTCGCTGCCAGCAAGTGCTTCATGG ACAAGCCATCAGATGGTGAACATGACATCAACCTCAGCAAAAGAGCAAAACAAATCGTCATCAACATCAtcgccaccatcatcatcatcatcacagccTTCCCGATTGCCTTTTTCGTTATGCGAAAAAAATGTCAAG CACAAAATGAAGATATGGACTCACCTGGATCATGTGACAAACTGCAGAAAGTGGAACTCTCTGTGGAGATGAAAAGGACAATCTCCGACCTACCTTGCCAAAGGACTTTCACCTTTATTTGA
- the klhl6 gene encoding kelch-like protein 6 isoform X1, whose protein sequence is MSDSLERTTECPSVSLAGDEPGPERESVAEYRWQDGGLPVELQRGMDDLRVNLELTDVLVCVQGHDFPCHRAVLAAASQYFRAMFCSGLRESHEKRVEMKGLDSETMRTLLQYTYTSQALLTQSNVQNVLEAASQFQFVRVVDACVDYLSKSLQAETCIGILNLADRHVLPVLKTKAQDYIACHFSQMVRRQDFVQVAAESLENILRRDDLDASYEECVLEGLMRWVRAERDGRRRLLAGLLSYVRLPLLEPAYFVEKVEGDELIRSCSETFPLLQEARTFHLSGREVVSERTKPRMHHFLSEVFLIIGGCTKDDRFVSTVTCLDPLRRSRLEVARLPGTGMEDQAQNRKWVEFACATFRNELYISGGKETQTDVWKYNGALDKWISIEPLTTGRWRHKMAVQGGRVYVLGGFDGVRRLDSVEAYDPFHNRWTQVAPLAVGVSSFAAASFDRWIYAIGGGPNGKLATDLVQCWEPGTDIWELRAPIPIETKCTNAVSFKKCIYVVGGAMHTMYCYSPQSDSWSVVTRLGERASCAIAACNNKIFITGGRDNKNHVISTVMCWDVDKEVLTEECALPMGVSHHGSVTLLKSYTHTHGVASVSDCHVALV, encoded by the exons ATGAGCGACTCACTCGAGAGGACGACAGAGTGCCCTTCCGTGTCTCTCGCCGGGGACGAGCCGGGCCCGGAGAGGGAGAGCGTCGCCGAATACCGCTGGCAAGATGGAGGTCTGCCCGTGGAACTGCAGAGAGGCATGGACGACTTGCGAGTTAACCTCGAGCTGACTGACGTGCTCGTGTGCGTTCAGGGACATGACTTCCCTTGCCACAGAGCCGTCCTCGCTGCGGCCAGTCAATACTTCAG GGCCATGTTTTGCAGCGGTTTGAGGGAGAGTCATGAGAAGAGGGTGGAAATGAAAGGACTGGACAGCGAGACAATGCGGACTCTCCTGCAATATACTTACACCAGCCAGGCCCTCCTCACTCAGTCAAATGTGCAGAATGTCCTGGAAGCAGCCAGTCAGTTCCAG TTTGTGCGCGTGGTGGACGCATGCGTGGACTACCTGAGCAAATCCCTGCAAGCGGAAACGTGCATTGGCATCCTGAACCTGGCGGATCGCCACGTCCTTCCCGTTCTGAAGACCAAGGCTCAGGACTACATCGCCTGCCACTTCTCCCAGATGGTCCGGCGGCAGGACTTTGTGCAAGTGGCGGCGGAGTCGCTGGAGAACATCCTGCGGCGGGACGACCTGGACGCCAGCTACGAGGAGTGCGTCTTGGAGGGCCTCATGCGCTGGGTGAGAGCCGAGCGGGACGGGCGGCGCCGCCTACTGGCCGGGCTGCTTTCGTACGTGCGGCTGCCGTTGTTGGAGCCGGCGTACTTTGTGGAGAAAGTGGAGGGGGACGAACTGATCCGCAGCTGCAGCGAGACCTTTCCTCTGCTGCAGGAGGCCCGAACATTTCACCTCTCCGGAAGGGAG GTGGTTTCCGAACGAACCAAACCGCGCATGCACCACTTCCTGTCAGAGGTGTTCCTCATTATCGGGGGCTGCACCAAAGACGACCGCTTCGTTTCCACCGTCACTTGTTTGGACCCGCTCAGACGCAGCAGGCTCGAGGTCGCGAGGTTACCCGGCACAGGCATGGAGGACCAAGCCCAGAACAGGAAATGGGTGGAATTTGCTTGTGCCACATTTCGCAATGAACTATATATATCTG GAGGTAAAGAGACCCAGACGGATGTTTGGAAATACAACGGCGCCCTGGACAAGTGGATCTCGATTGAGCCTCTGACAACAGGCCGATGGCGGCACAAGATGGCCGTCCAAGGGGGGAGGGTGTACGTATTGGGCGGGTTCGATGGCGTGCGCAGGCTTGATTCCGTCGAGGCCTACGACCCGTTTCACAACCGCTGGACGCAG GTGGCCCCGCTCGCAGTGGGCGTGAGCTCCTTTGCTGCCGCCAGCTTCGACAGATGGATCTACGCGATTGGCGGCGGGCCCAACGGAAAGCTGGCCACCGATTTGGTTCAATGCTGGGAACCCGGAACGGACATTTGGGAGCTGCGGGCACCGATTCCCATCGAAACCAAGTGCACCAACGCCGTCAGCTTCAAGAAATGCATCTATGTCGTTG GTGGCGCCATGCACACCATGTATTGTTACAGCCCTCAGTCAGACTCCTGGTCGGTCGTGACCCGTCTGGGCGAGAGGGCGAGCTGCGCCATCGCCGCCTGCAACAACAAAATCTTCATCACGGGAGGCCGCGACAACAAGAATCATGTCATCTCCACCGTCATGTGCTGGGATGTTGACAAAGAAGTGTTGACGGAAGAATGCGCTTTACCTATGGGTGTGTCGCACCACGGCAGCGTGACGTTGCTGAagtcatacacacacacgcacggagTTGCATCGGTGTCCGACTGCCATGTCGCTCTTGTGTAA
- the LOC144030746 gene encoding uncharacterized protein LOC144030746, with product MLWLKAEPIHDCPQVIADHFIKTVACFERCPQQLQADPRMMTKRMEKMLTLLNCNHTDSYGEEQSFIDACSTTSQHMESWLPNLRETSVKKWTNIFLTLKQDGHFTGSDLDKKLIQVCFLKLVQDKLNELLEKWNSQQTRGGEMDQHQSVPQKDIELCLMLPKPKEQHPHNKRVHARCRQIMTKENWNYPVDVVTAVALYPNLKSKMWNIYEPYKTV from the exons ATGTTGTGGCTGAAAGCTGAGCCTATCCACGACTGTCCTCAAGTCATTGCAGACCACTTCATAAAGACGGTGGCATGTTTTGAAAGGTGTCCGCAGCAGCTGCAGGCAGACCCACGTATGATGACCAAACgcatggaaaaaatgctgacttTGCTAAACTGTAATCATACAGACAGCTATGGAGAAGAACAAAGCTTCATTGATGCATGTAGCACGACCAGTCAACACATGGAGTCCTGGTTGCCGAACCTGCGTGAAACCAGTGTAAAGAAATGGACAAACATTTTCCTAACTCTCAAACAAGATGGACATTTCACAGGGAGTGACTTGGACAAGAAGCTCATCCAGGTCTGCTTTCTCAAACTTGTCCAG GACAAGCTGAATGAGCTTTTAGAAAAGTGGAACTCGCAGCAGACGAGAGGAGGCGAAATGGACCAACACCAATCTGTCCCACAAAAGGATATTGAGCTTTGCCTGATGTTGCCTAAGCCTAAAGAGCAGCACCCCCATAATAAGCGAGTTCACGCGCGCTGCAGGCAGATCATGACTAAGGAAAACTGGAATTATCCGGTAGATGTTGTTACAGCTGTAGCATTGTATCCAAACCTAAAATCTAAGATGTGGAACATATATGAGCCATATAAGACCGTATGA
- the klhl6 gene encoding kelch-like protein 6 isoform X2, translating to MSDSLERTTECPSVSLAGDEPGPERESVAEYRWQDGGLPVELQRGMDDLRVNLELTDVLVCVQGHDFPCHRAVLAAASQYFRAMFCSGLRESHEKRVEMKGLDSETMRTLLQYTYTSQALLTQSNVQNVLEAASQFQFVRVVDACVDYLSKSLQAETCIGILNLADRHVLPVLKTKAQDYIACHFSQMVRRQDFVQVAAESLENILRRDDLDASYEECVLEGLMRWVRAERDGRRRLLAGLLSYVRLPLLEPAYFVEKVEGDELIRSCSETFPLLQEARTFHLSGREVVSERTKPRMHHFLSEVFLIIGGCTKDDRFVSTVTCLDPLRRSRLEVARLPGTGMEDQAQNRKWVEFACATFRNELYISGGKETQTDVWKYNGALDKWISIEPLTTGRWRHKMAVQGGRVYVLGGFDGVRRLDSVEAYDPFHNRWTQVAPLAVGVSSFAAASFDRWIYAIGGGPNGKLATDLVQCWEPGTDIWELRAPIPIETKCTNAVSFKKCIYVVGKF from the exons ATGAGCGACTCACTCGAGAGGACGACAGAGTGCCCTTCCGTGTCTCTCGCCGGGGACGAGCCGGGCCCGGAGAGGGAGAGCGTCGCCGAATACCGCTGGCAAGATGGAGGTCTGCCCGTGGAACTGCAGAGAGGCATGGACGACTTGCGAGTTAACCTCGAGCTGACTGACGTGCTCGTGTGCGTTCAGGGACATGACTTCCCTTGCCACAGAGCCGTCCTCGCTGCGGCCAGTCAATACTTCAG GGCCATGTTTTGCAGCGGTTTGAGGGAGAGTCATGAGAAGAGGGTGGAAATGAAAGGACTGGACAGCGAGACAATGCGGACTCTCCTGCAATATACTTACACCAGCCAGGCCCTCCTCACTCAGTCAAATGTGCAGAATGTCCTGGAAGCAGCCAGTCAGTTCCAG TTTGTGCGCGTGGTGGACGCATGCGTGGACTACCTGAGCAAATCCCTGCAAGCGGAAACGTGCATTGGCATCCTGAACCTGGCGGATCGCCACGTCCTTCCCGTTCTGAAGACCAAGGCTCAGGACTACATCGCCTGCCACTTCTCCCAGATGGTCCGGCGGCAGGACTTTGTGCAAGTGGCGGCGGAGTCGCTGGAGAACATCCTGCGGCGGGACGACCTGGACGCCAGCTACGAGGAGTGCGTCTTGGAGGGCCTCATGCGCTGGGTGAGAGCCGAGCGGGACGGGCGGCGCCGCCTACTGGCCGGGCTGCTTTCGTACGTGCGGCTGCCGTTGTTGGAGCCGGCGTACTTTGTGGAGAAAGTGGAGGGGGACGAACTGATCCGCAGCTGCAGCGAGACCTTTCCTCTGCTGCAGGAGGCCCGAACATTTCACCTCTCCGGAAGGGAG GTGGTTTCCGAACGAACCAAACCGCGCATGCACCACTTCCTGTCAGAGGTGTTCCTCATTATCGGGGGCTGCACCAAAGACGACCGCTTCGTTTCCACCGTCACTTGTTTGGACCCGCTCAGACGCAGCAGGCTCGAGGTCGCGAGGTTACCCGGCACAGGCATGGAGGACCAAGCCCAGAACAGGAAATGGGTGGAATTTGCTTGTGCCACATTTCGCAATGAACTATATATATCTG GAGGTAAAGAGACCCAGACGGATGTTTGGAAATACAACGGCGCCCTGGACAAGTGGATCTCGATTGAGCCTCTGACAACAGGCCGATGGCGGCACAAGATGGCCGTCCAAGGGGGGAGGGTGTACGTATTGGGCGGGTTCGATGGCGTGCGCAGGCTTGATTCCGTCGAGGCCTACGACCCGTTTCACAACCGCTGGACGCAG GTGGCCCCGCTCGCAGTGGGCGTGAGCTCCTTTGCTGCCGCCAGCTTCGACAGATGGATCTACGCGATTGGCGGCGGGCCCAACGGAAAGCTGGCCACCGATTTGGTTCAATGCTGGGAACCCGGAACGGACATTTGGGAGCTGCGGGCACCGATTCCCATCGAAACCAAGTGCACCAACGCCGTCAGCTTCAAGAAATGCATCTATGTCGTTGGCAAGTTTTGA